CCAACATTTGGAGCACTTGTCAAGCAGGCTCTGCAGTAATTGCATGAAAGTTGATTCGGTATAAAAGAGGGAGGGTCTATTCATGACGACACGCTCTAAGAAAAAATGTAGCTGGAAAATCACAAAGATGGTTATACCGATCATTATTGGAAAATGTATTTGATGTTTAACCGGAGTCATAGATGTCTTCTTCCAAAATCCATCCGACTGCAATTGTGGAAGAAAAAGTTCAAATTGGGGATGAAACAGTCATTTGGGATCATGTGCATGTACGCAAGCACGCGCGGATTGGACATCATTCAATCATCGGTGAAAAAAGTTATCTTGGCTATTATGTTGACATAGGGAACTACGTAAAAGTCAATGCAATGGTTTATATCCCCTATGGCGTGATCATTGAAGACCAGTGCATGATCTCGTCAGGAGTTGTTTTTTCGAACGAAACCTATCCACGGTCGATGAATATCGAACTGACTGAACTTCAACCTTCCGGCCCAACAGCCGAAACGATGATGACTCGCGTGTGTCAAGGAGCAACGATCGGAGCTAACGCATCGATCGGGCCGGGGATCACGATTTCTCCCTATTCTTTGATCGGCATGGGATCAGTTGTTACACGCAATGTTCCCCGTCAAGGGTTGATGGTGGGCAATCCTGCTCGGCTAATCGGTTATGTCTGTATCTGCGGAATCAAGATTGTGGATTTTGATTCACCTCCCGAAGATCACATGAACTGCCCTAGATGTTCCCGAAGTTATACCTGGGATGAAGATCAACTCGTTTGTTTCTCGTAAAATCGCCTACACGCTCTAAGACGCAGATTGCTAATGAATTGAAGAATCCTTTCCTATTTTTTGCTTCTCTCTGATTTTTTTCAAATTTTCCTGCAAGGTAGGGTTTTCCGGATAGTCAATAATTAACTGTTCGGTAAGTGCGCGTGCACGCTCCCAGTTCTGTTCTTGAAATGCTTTGCGTGCAAGGTATGATCTGGCTTCCGGCGATTTTTTTTCGATAGATTTGTAAATTCTGTTAGCCAGGTACTGGTCGCCTTCCAAGTGAGCAATTCGCGCAAGCGTTTCTTGCCCTAAAACGTCGTTGACGAGCCTTGGCTGCGAACCGATAATCGTGCGCGCTTTTTCGTACTCCTGCTTTTCAATGTCAATCAGGCTTGCTAACCAAGCGGCGCGGTATCCAGTATCGCTATCCTCTTTCGCAAGCGGAAGCAGTTCTTTCAATGCTGCTTCTTTGTCTCCGCCCGCGATTGTGATTTCTGCCAGCAAGAGCTGCAGTTTCGGCGTTTTTTTCTGTAGAGCGGCAAACTCTCTTGCTTCAAGACCTGAGCGGTTATGGTAAAGCGCTTGCGTAATCGCGAAAGCCAGCCAATCAGGGTAATCGTTTGGAATTATAGGGAGAACATGCAGCGCAAGTCCTGCCTCTAGCCAGCCTGCAGCAAGAAAGACTGCTGTATAAGCTTCTTTGCCCATCAGAAGATGATGCAAAGGCTGAGGAACTTCTTTTCCGGATTCTGCCAGCTGTTCAAGCTCTTCAAAAAATTTAGGGTAGGCAGTTTCTGGAAACCTTTGAGGAAGTTCGTTATGAGGCATTTGCGAGGCCTCTAATTTCAAGGTCTTATTTTTTCGATAGTTCGCAACTCTTTTCAAGGCCACCTCCAGATGAGGATGCCAAGAGGTTATCGTGAATGGATTGTAGCGTAAGAGTTTATAGGCTTCTACTTCGTTTTTGTCCCTAAGTTCCTGAAGCACACGCAGCCAAAAGGTTTCCTGGCAGGTTTTTAAAAAATCATTGCCGTTTGCAACGCGCGTATACACTTTCTGATCCCAGAATTGATCTTGATCAAGACTGATGAGATAGCGGATTAAAGTGTTCATGTTTCCATCTGGTATTGGAGCGTCTGTCCAGTCAAAGTCCAGTGGGGTAGTGATTTTACTCCAGAAAAGAGTTTTTACCCATAGGCTGTCAAGGGATGGCGGTGCAAGGTTTGCCTGCATGAGCTCGAGAGCCATTGCGTATTGCTGATGCCTAAGATAAAAATCCGCTAGCTGATCTTTTAAGAAAAGATTAGATGGGCTGATTTGAGAGGCGGCTTGATACTCTTTTTGAGCCAATGAATGTTTTCCGACAGATTCCAATAGTTTGGCACGGTAGGATCTTACGTCGGGATTAAAGGGGTCTTTTCCATAGGCTTCAGCTAGATAAAACCACGCTTTTTTCGGGTCTTCGCCGCCTTCGAGAAGAGCGAGACGTACGAGACGGCCGACGTCTGCTTTGTTGTTAAATGTCCTGGACTTTAACTTTCCGATCGCTTCCGGTCTTTTCCCTTCCAAAAGAGTAAGGTCTACATCCAGAAGAAACCAAGACGCAGCCTTAGTTTCCCTGTCGGTCCAGAGAGAGCGGATTTTTTTGTAATTTTTCGTATTGTTAGTGTTAAGATAAGCATCAGCGACAAGTAAGGAAGCGTCTTCGTGCTCTTTGAAAATTTCGGGAAAAAATTCATAAAGGATGACAAGCTGCTTAACATCTTTGATATCGACAGATCCCTGGATAAAAAGTTCGATCCATTTTAAGCCTTGGGGAGACAGCGATTCCATTTCCGTTTTGTACCTGTGAATGATTTCAAGAGCTTCTTCAGGTTCTTGATTCTCCAGAAATTCTTGAGCTGTTTTGTAATCTTTTGCTTGTTTTCCGCTATCGATATGGGGATTTTGCTGGATCTTTTCCGGCTTAGGAGTTGTCTTTATGCTCGAAGTCATTGCGATCACCGCAATTGAGATTCCAATAATCAATGTGAGTTGGCGCATATATCCTCCCGTAACGGATCAGGCTGTCGATTCAGGCATCACAAGAAAGTGCCTTTTTACAAAGAAAAATACCGTTTTAACCCATAAGTGATTTTTTTGAAAAGTTCTCATGTTGTAAAAGATAATTTTTAGATTTTGTAAACATGCTCTTATGACAACCAAAAACATATTTGATTTTTTACTGTTTTTTTTGATAGAATAACTAAATAATAAAAAGGTTAGAGTTTACTTATCAAATTGTGCTTCAGATTATACCGAATCAATCTAAAGAATCTGTTTTTGAAGTTGGTTCGGTATGCCTGAAGGAAAAGAGGGATAAATGAAATTAGATTTTTCAAATTTTTTTACGCACTTAATTTTTCATCCTTTTGACGCCGATACAAAAAATGAGCGAAAATTTGCGCTGGTTTCATCGATTGCATTGGGAATCTTTTCTCTCTTTACCGTCCACTTAGGTTGTTTGATTTACGGCTTTTTTGCCCGTAAAGTCGATCATCCTTCTCCATCTGATGAATCCGTTAGCAAGGTTGCAAAAGAGCATGGGATTGGAACTCAGAAGCCTCAAGCTCAAAAATTTGAACCGGTGCTTTTAGCTGAAAAAACGTTTGGCTCGGCTCGATTGCAAATTTATCAAGGGGATCTGCTTGAGCAAAAGGTGGATGCTATTGTGAATCCTGCTAACACAAAATTAAGAGGTGGTGGCGGAGTTGACGGGATCATAGGAAGAGCGGCAGGGAAGTCGATCTATGATGAATGTGTTGAGCAGTTGAAAGCAAAAAAGTTAGATTCTTGCAATATCGGTGATGCTTACATTACCGGTTCGGGTAAATTAAATGAAAAAGGGATCAAACATGTCATTCATGCGGTTGGTCCTACAGGATCGACTCCTGGTGGAGACCAGCTTCTTAAAGCCGCTTACATGAACAGCTTGTTGAAAGCGGATGAGAAGGGTTTAGAAAGTATCGCTTTTCCAGCGATCAGCATCGGAATTTTCAATTTTAATCCCAAACATGCCGCCGAGCTCGCTTTTGAAGCAGTCAGAGATTTTTTCAGCGAGCATCCCGACACTTCCATCAAAGAAGTTCGCTTGTGTTATTGGACTAGCAGTAAGGATGTTGCTTCTAAGAACAGAATGCTTGAGTTGCTTTCTTGATTGGGAGATTAAAAAATCTATTGAAAAAATCCAAAAAACTGTTAAAATTCTGGCGCTTAACTACATAATATTAGGATAAATCTGCATGCACCAGTCGGACAAAATACGGAATATTGCAATCATCGCACATATCGACCATGGGAAAACAACTTTGATGGACGGTCTGCTGAAGCAGTCGTGCAATTTCAGAGAAAATCAGGATGTTCCTGAGCGGGTCATGGATTCCTATGACCAGGAACAGGAAAGAGGAATCACGATTTTTGCCAAACATACCTCTATTCCCTATGAAGACTACAAAATCAATCTGATCGATACTCCGGGGCACGCTGATTTCTCGGGAGAAGTTGAGCGGATTCTCGGAATGGTGAACTCGGTGCTGTTGATTGTCGATGCGCAGGAAGGACCGATGCCGCAGACCCGTTTCGTCTTGTCAAAGTCTTTGAAAATGGGGCTTAAGCCGATTGTTTTTCTAAATAAGATCGACCGTCCGCATGCTGATCCGGAGCGTGTTCTTAACGAGACATTTGATCTGTTTGTGGAGTTGGGGGCAAATGATGAGCAATTGGATTTTGCTTATTGCTACGGTTCCGGCATTCAGGGATATGCCGTGCAGGAATTAGGCGATGAAAAAAAAGATTTTATCCCATTGATGGATCTCATCGTCAGGCGCACGCCTGTTCCTAGTGGAGAGATCGAGGAACCTTTCCTATTGCAGGCAGTGACGATCGGTTATGACGATTATGTCGGCCGTCAGGCGTGCGGGAGAATTTTGCGCGGGAAGATTAAAAAAGGGGATCAGGTTGTCCATATTAATCGCGAAGGCGCTCAATCAAGGCATCAAATCACGAAGATTGAAGGGCACAGCGGGCTTGAAAAAGTGGAGATGCCCGAAGCCGGAGTTGGGGACATTGTTTTGCTTTCCGGGGTGCCTGAGGTCACAATAGGTGAAACTTTATGCTCTCCGGAAAAGGTGGAGCCGTTGCCGCTTATTGCGATTGAGGAGCCGACTGTATCGATCGATATTCTGGTCAATAACGGCCCCTTTGTCGGCAAAAGCGGAAAGCATGTCACAATGAATAAGATCAGAGACCGCTTGCAGCGGGAGAAAAGGTCTAACATTTCCTACCAGATCACAGAACCTGCTGATGATCAAAAGAGAGTGACTGTTTCTGGAAGAGGGGAATTGCACCTGGCTGTTCTTCTTGAAGCGATGCGGCGAGAAGGGTATGAGTTTTGTGTTTCGAAGCCGCGAGTGATCATTAAAGAGGTAGATGGCGCTCGGCATGAGCCGATCGACAATGTTCACATTGAAGTGCCGGAGGAGTATTCCGGAGCGGTGATCGAACAGCTTTCTAAGAGAAAGGGAGAGATGCAGCATCTGCACACAAACGAGCACGGGATCACGCATATGGACTTCCTCATTCCGACTAGAGGTTTGATGGGATACCGCAACGATTTCTTGACGACGACGCGCGGCCTTGGCATTTTGACTGCGATTTATGATCGGTACGCACCTTGGAAAGGTGAAATGGAGAGTAGGAAAAACGGTTCCCTTGTTTCCATGCTCCCGGGAAAAGCCAATGCTTACGCTTGTTTCAATCTTGAAAGCAGAGGGATTCTCTTTGTCGCTCCTGGCGATGAGGTTTACGAAGGGATGATCGTTGGGGAGAATGCCCGTGAAAACGATCTGGTTGTGAATATGATCAAAGGGAAGCAATTGACAAACGTGCGTGCTTCCGGGTCGGATGAAAACATCATTTTGACTCCTCCGAGGAAGATGACTTTGGAAAACGCTATCGGCTACATTAATAGCGATGAGCTTATCGAAGTCACCCCCGATACGATACGGTTGCGCAAGGTTTATTTGACCGAAAACGAAAGAAAGCGGAACAAGTTATAGTTCGTATAGATCCATGTAGCTTGGAATGGTCACCCTCCAGCCGAAAGTGTCGATAATTTTATCCTTCAAAGCGCCCAAGGCTGCAGGTTCTCCATGGTTGAGAAATACCTGACGCGGAGGTTTGACAAATCCTTTCAGCCAGCTAAGAGTTTCCTGATAATCTGCGTGGCTTGACAGCGTTTCCAGAAGTTCGATCTTGGCGCGAACGGGAACCATGTTCCCATGAATTTTAATTTCTCTTGCCCCTTGAAGGATTCGGTCGCCTCGCGTCATCGGAGCCTGGAAGCCGACAAACACAATGGAATTGTGATGGTCCGGGGCGTATTTTTTCAAATGGTGCAACACTCTTCCCCCTTCAGCCATTCCGCTGGCAGAGATAATGATCATGGGATAATGTTTGCCATGCAGCTGCTTTGAATCTTGCGCGCTTTGCACATATTGGGCAGTTGAGCAGACCTTTCGGCAGAGATCGGGGCTCAACGTATGCTCATTGCTGTAGTTTAGCATGATGTCGGTTGCGTCCTGAGCCATTGGACTGTCCAAAAAAATAGGAATATCAGGGATCTGTTTTTTTGCTTTAAGTTGATGAATGAGATAGAGGACAATTTGTGTTCTCCCCACGGCGAATGCGGGAATCAAGACAACGCCGCCTCTTTTTGCTGTCTTTCGGATGATTTCTCCCAATTTTTGTTCGTCGTCTTCATCGGGATGCAGACGGTTGCCATAGGTTGATTCTAAAATGAGGTCGTCTGCAACCTGAATTTGTGCTGGAGGAGGCATGATTGCGCTTTTAGAACGGCCTAAATCTCCGCTGAAGACAAGCGTTTCTTCGTTGGTGCGGAATGTCAGCATTGCCGAACCGAGGATATGGCCTGCCCGGCTGGCGTGGACGATTAGGGAGCGGCTTAAGGGAGTGTCGATTCCAAGGTCAAGGGACTTGAATTGCCTGAGACAACGGATTGCGTCTTCTTCAGTGTAGAGAGGCAAGGCAGGTTTATGTTTGGAGTATCCATATTTATTAGCGCGGCGTGCGTCCTCTTCATGAATTCTGGCACTGTCCCTGAGCAGGATTTCGCATAAATCGCGCGTGGCAGGAGTCGCGTAGATGTCTCCTTTGAAGCCGTCTCGGACAAGAATGGGCAGATAGCCGCTGTGGTCGATATGGGCATGAGTAAGAATGACGGAATGGATCTTTTCTATCGAAACTGGAAATCCGCTCCAGTTTTTTCCTCTGAGTTCTTTGTATCCCTGAAAAAGTCCGCAGTCGACAAGGATCGCGCAGTCGTTAGTTTCGATAAGTGTTTTTGATCCTGTGACAGTACCTGCTGCTCCTAAAAAACGTAGCTTCACAATTGAGTCTTTTGTATGATGTTTTTTCCAATTTTATCTTGAGACTGAAATGAACTCAAAATTTATTTTCCTGCAAACGATTCCAAGGAAGTTTTATGAATCAGACACACATTGCCAAGATTTCATCCGAGCTTAATCTTTCCATCGGCCGCGTCGGCGCTGCCTTGAAATTACTGGAAGAGGGGAATACGATTCCGTTCATTGCGCGTTATCGAAAAGAGATGACGGACAGCTTGGATGAGGTTCAAGTGCGCGAAATTAAAGAGCGTTCGGAATATTTAAAGGGGCTTGATGATCGGCGTTTGGCGATATTGGAATCGATCGAGTCTCAAGGAAAATTAACAGAAGAGCTTAGATCAAAAATTGAGGCGTGCGAGACAAAAAGCGCGCTTGAAGACCTCTATCTCCCTTACAAGCCTAAGAGA
This genomic window from Waddlia chondrophila WSU 86-1044 contains:
- a CDS encoding macro domain-containing protein; the protein is MKLDFSNFFTHLIFHPFDADTKNERKFALVSSIALGIFSLFTVHLGCLIYGFFARKVDHPSPSDESVSKVAKEHGIGTQKPQAQKFEPVLLAEKTFGSARLQIYQGDLLEQKVDAIVNPANTKLRGGGGVDGIIGRAAGKSIYDECVEQLKAKKLDSCNIGDAYITGSGKLNEKGIKHVIHAVGPTGSTPGGDQLLKAAYMNSLLKADEKGLESIAFPAISIGIFNFNPKHAAELAFEAVRDFFSEHPDTSIKEVRLCYWTSSKDVASKNRMLELLS
- a CDS encoding MBL fold metallo-hydrolase RNA specificity domain-containing protein gives rise to the protein MKLRFLGAAGTVTGSKTLIETNDCAILVDCGLFQGYKELRGKNWSGFPVSIEKIHSVILTHAHIDHSGYLPILVRDGFKGDIYATPATRDLCEILLRDSARIHEEDARRANKYGYSKHKPALPLYTEEDAIRCLRQFKSLDLGIDTPLSRSLIVHASRAGHILGSAMLTFRTNEETLVFSGDLGRSKSAIMPPPAQIQVADDLILESTYGNRLHPDEDDEQKLGEIIRKTAKRGGVVLIPAFAVGRTQIVLYLIHQLKAKKQIPDIPIFLDSPMAQDATDIMLNYSNEHTLSPDLCRKVCSTAQYVQSAQDSKQLHGKHYPMIIISASGMAEGGRVLHHLKKYAPDHHNSIVFVGFQAPMTRGDRILQGAREIKIHGNMVPVRAKIELLETLSSHADYQETLSWLKGFVKPPRQVFLNHGEPAALGALKDKIIDTFGWRVTIPSYMDLYEL
- a CDS encoding tetratricopeptide repeat protein, translating into MRQLTLIIGISIAVIAMTSSIKTTPKPEKIQQNPHIDSGKQAKDYKTAQEFLENQEPEEALEIIHRYKTEMESLSPQGLKWIELFIQGSVDIKDVKQLVILYEFFPEIFKEHEDASLLVADAYLNTNNTKNYKKIRSLWTDRETKAASWFLLDVDLTLLEGKRPEAIGKLKSRTFNNKADVGRLVRLALLEGGEDPKKAWFYLAEAYGKDPFNPDVRSYRAKLLESVGKHSLAQKEYQAASQISPSNLFLKDQLADFYLRHQQYAMALELMQANLAPPSLDSLWVKTLFWSKITTPLDFDWTDAPIPDGNMNTLIRYLISLDQDQFWDQKVYTRVANGNDFLKTCQETFWLRVLQELRDKNEVEAYKLLRYNPFTITSWHPHLEVALKRVANYRKNKTLKLEASQMPHNELPQRFPETAYPKFFEELEQLAESGKEVPQPLHHLLMGKEAYTAVFLAAGWLEAGLALHVLPIIPNDYPDWLAFAITQALYHNRSGLEAREFAALQKKTPKLQLLLAEITIAGGDKEAALKELLPLAKEDSDTGYRAAWLASLIDIEKQEYEKARTIIGSQPRLVNDVLGQETLARIAHLEGDQYLANRIYKSIEKKSPEARSYLARKAFQEQNWERARALTEQLIIDYPENPTLQENLKKIREKQKIGKDSSIH
- a CDS encoding acyltransferase, producing MSSSKIHPTAIVEEKVQIGDETVIWDHVHVRKHARIGHHSIIGEKSYLGYYVDIGNYVKVNAMVYIPYGVIIEDQCMISSGVVFSNETYPRSMNIELTELQPSGPTAETMMTRVCQGATIGANASIGPGITISPYSLIGMGSVVTRNVPRQGLMVGNPARLIGYVCICGIKIVDFDSPPEDHMNCPRCSRSYTWDEDQLVCFS
- the typA gene encoding translational GTPase TypA, which codes for MHQSDKIRNIAIIAHIDHGKTTLMDGLLKQSCNFRENQDVPERVMDSYDQEQERGITIFAKHTSIPYEDYKINLIDTPGHADFSGEVERILGMVNSVLLIVDAQEGPMPQTRFVLSKSLKMGLKPIVFLNKIDRPHADPERVLNETFDLFVELGANDEQLDFAYCYGSGIQGYAVQELGDEKKDFIPLMDLIVRRTPVPSGEIEEPFLLQAVTIGYDDYVGRQACGRILRGKIKKGDQVVHINREGAQSRHQITKIEGHSGLEKVEMPEAGVGDIVLLSGVPEVTIGETLCSPEKVEPLPLIAIEEPTVSIDILVNNGPFVGKSGKHVTMNKIRDRLQREKRSNISYQITEPADDQKRVTVSGRGELHLAVLLEAMRREGYEFCVSKPRVIIKEVDGARHEPIDNVHIEVPEEYSGAVIEQLSKRKGEMQHLHTNEHGITHMDFLIPTRGLMGYRNDFLTTTRGLGILTAIYDRYAPWKGEMESRKNGSLVSMLPGKANAYACFNLESRGILFVAPGDEVYEGMIVGENARENDLVVNMIKGKQLTNVRASGSDENIILTPPRKMTLENAIGYINSDELIEVTPDTIRLRKVYLTENERKRNKL